The Candidatus Koribacter versatilis Ellin345 genome has a segment encoding these proteins:
- the dnaA gene encoding chromosomal replication initiator protein DnaA: MSLSTTTPPAPNPWLQVLDALEKKVNRLSYDTWLKPTRFSHSQGNKIFVRVPTPEFRHIGEKYGDLIQEALDSLGLGFEDVEFVTDQAPAEAPMRHDGGFPPQSAAAPAPARVQQARFDWDGAAQLNPKYIFDNFVTGPGNQFAHAASRAVADRPSKTYNPLFLYGGVGMGKTHLMQAIGHTIKRNNPEHSICYVSSEKFTNDMINSVRYDKMTSFRERYRTVDVLLIDDIQFIARKERTQEEFFHTFNALHEQQKQLVIASDRPPKELAEIEDRLRSRFEWGLIADIQPPDLETKVAILQKKAESERTQLPTDVALFIASNIRSNVRELEGALIRLVAYSSLTGGELNLMTAQQVLKNIIDQQTRKVTIESIQKACAEQFGLRIAEIKAKNNSRAIVYPRQIAMYLAKHLTEASLPEIGRQFGGKHHTTVLHSVDKIDEARKSDKDLNRLLNKLTESLSG; the protein is encoded by the coding sequence ATGTCCCTCTCGACCACGACTCCACCAGCTCCGAACCCTTGGCTTCAGGTTCTGGATGCGCTGGAGAAGAAAGTAAATCGCCTCTCGTACGACACCTGGCTCAAACCCACACGGTTCAGTCACTCACAGGGAAACAAGATCTTCGTTCGCGTGCCGACGCCGGAGTTCCGCCACATTGGCGAAAAGTACGGCGACCTGATCCAGGAAGCGCTCGACAGTCTTGGCCTCGGCTTTGAAGACGTCGAGTTCGTGACCGATCAAGCGCCCGCGGAAGCACCGATGCGGCACGACGGAGGATTTCCGCCACAGTCAGCGGCAGCCCCTGCGCCGGCGCGAGTTCAACAAGCGCGCTTCGACTGGGACGGTGCGGCACAGCTGAATCCCAAGTACATCTTCGATAACTTCGTTACCGGCCCCGGCAACCAGTTTGCACACGCTGCGTCGCGTGCAGTGGCGGACCGGCCTTCGAAGACCTACAACCCGCTGTTCCTGTACGGCGGCGTGGGAATGGGAAAGACGCACTTGATGCAGGCCATCGGCCATACCATCAAGCGTAACAACCCTGAGCATTCCATCTGCTACGTGTCGAGTGAGAAGTTCACGAACGACATGATCAACTCCGTCCGCTACGACAAGATGACAAGCTTCCGCGAGCGCTACCGGACGGTGGATGTGCTACTGATTGACGATATCCAGTTCATTGCACGCAAGGAGCGGACCCAGGAAGAATTCTTCCATACGTTCAACGCGTTGCACGAGCAGCAGAAGCAGTTGGTGATTGCCAGTGACCGTCCGCCGAAAGAGTTGGCAGAGATCGAAGATCGTCTACGTAGCCGTTTCGAGTGGGGCCTGATTGCCGATATTCAGCCTCCCGACCTTGAGACGAAGGTTGCAATCCTTCAGAAGAAGGCGGAGTCCGAACGGACGCAGTTGCCCACGGATGTGGCTCTGTTCATTGCGTCGAACATTCGCAGCAACGTGCGAGAGTTGGAAGGCGCCTTAATCCGTCTGGTAGCGTACTCGTCTCTTACGGGTGGCGAGTTGAACCTGATGACCGCGCAGCAGGTGCTGAAGAACATCATTGATCAGCAGACGCGGAAGGTGACGATCGAGTCGATTCAGAAGGCCTGCGCTGAGCAGTTTGGCCTGCGGATCGCCGAAATTAAGGCGAAAAACAATTCGCGGGCGATTGTGTATCCGCGCCAAATTGCGATGTACCTGGCGAAGCACCTGACGGAAGCATCGTTGCCCGAGATTGGGCGGCAGTTTGGCGGCAAGCATCATACGACGGTGCTGCACTCGGTGGACAAGATCGACGAGGCCCGGAAATCGGACAAAGATTTGAACAGGCTCCTCAATAAACTTACCGAGAGTCTAAGCGGATAA
- the dnaN gene encoding DNA polymerase III subunit beta, whose amino-acid sequence MEITVSKFDLLKELTATQGVVERKTTIPILSNFLFEAVGDKLNITATDLDLSLRTACVTKVKKEGSCTIPARKLYDYVKLLPDGDITIKLLENHWVNIRSGRSNTKMVGMARSNFPSLPVFPTTGMVKIPAAALRTMIGKTIFAISNEESRYTLNGALMVLKPESLIMVSTDGHRLAHIERQGGKFEISGEMKTLVPKKAMSELYSLLQSTETEDIEFAKDESTLFFRIGGRLLTSRQLTGQFPNYEAVLPKDNDKSVTIRTDEFMAAILRVAQFADERSQAIKVRLEKDELRISSSSTETGESEDSIVTAYTGEVVTIGFNSQYLIEFLKAAGADEVRLEFKNAQSAGQLRPEATSDEFKYRYVVMPMRI is encoded by the coding sequence ATGGAAATTACGGTCAGCAAGTTCGATCTGCTCAAGGAACTCACCGCGACGCAAGGCGTCGTCGAGCGCAAGACCACCATTCCCATCCTTTCCAATTTTCTCTTCGAAGCCGTCGGCGACAAGCTGAACATCACTGCGACCGATCTTGATCTCAGTCTTCGGACCGCTTGTGTAACGAAGGTGAAGAAAGAGGGATCCTGCACCATTCCGGCGCGCAAACTCTACGACTACGTGAAGCTGCTTCCCGATGGCGACATCACGATCAAGTTGCTGGAGAACCACTGGGTCAACATTCGTAGCGGACGCTCAAACACCAAGATGGTTGGCATGGCGCGCTCGAACTTCCCCAGCTTGCCAGTGTTTCCGACGACTGGGATGGTGAAGATTCCTGCCGCCGCGCTACGAACGATGATTGGTAAGACGATTTTCGCGATCTCCAACGAAGAGTCGCGGTACACATTGAATGGCGCGCTGATGGTGCTGAAACCAGAGTCGCTGATCATGGTTTCGACCGACGGCCATCGCCTGGCCCATATCGAGCGCCAGGGTGGAAAGTTCGAAATCAGCGGCGAGATGAAAACGCTGGTGCCGAAGAAGGCGATGAGCGAGTTGTACTCGCTATTACAGTCGACCGAGACCGAAGACATCGAGTTCGCAAAGGACGAGAGCACGCTGTTCTTCCGCATCGGCGGACGGTTGCTGACCTCGCGCCAACTCACCGGCCAATTCCCGAACTACGAAGCTGTGCTGCCGAAGGACAACGACAAGTCGGTGACAATCCGGACCGATGAATTCATGGCGGCGATCCTGCGTGTAGCGCAATTTGCGGACGAACGCTCGCAGGCAATTAAAGTTCGCCTGGAAAAGGACGAGCTACGCATCTCATCTTCATCCACTGAAACCGGCGAGTCGGAAGATTCGATCGTGACCGCGTATACGGGTGAGGTAGTGACCATCGGTTTCAATTCGCAATACTTGATTGAGTTCCTGAAGGCCGCTGGTGCGGATGAGGTGAGACTCGAATTCAAGAATGCGCAGTCGGCCGGCCAATTGCGTCCGGAAGCAACGTCAGATGAGTTCAAGTATCGGTATGTGGTAATGCCGATGCGGATCTGA
- a CDS encoding ROK family protein — protein sequence MIGAVDIGGTKIAVGVVDADGVVIASDECPTEAKRGYADALNRISAMLRACAEKSGEVITGVGIGSTGPVDPLTGEIGNAEFIKEWMGCNPVRDLAERFGVKVAMENDADAAALGEAAWGAGRGRKHMIFVTVGTGIGGGIILGGRLYRGADGAHPEIGHYTMDSSGPLCFCGIHGCWEVLCAGPAMGAWMTSQAPADWPPEDFSAKRICERAREGDPIAKRGVEREAHYLGLGVANLITLFTPEVIVLGGNVMRSADLFMEQIHAEVRRCCTQVPYEKTDIRLASLGPQTGLVGAARVWHHRFRQDGEVA from the coding sequence ATGATCGGGGCTGTCGATATCGGCGGAACAAAGATCGCTGTGGGCGTGGTGGACGCAGACGGCGTGGTGATTGCGAGCGACGAATGTCCCACCGAAGCGAAGCGTGGGTATGCTGATGCGCTGAACCGGATCAGTGCGATGTTGCGTGCCTGTGCCGAGAAAAGCGGCGAGGTGATCACGGGGGTTGGAATCGGCAGCACCGGCCCAGTCGATCCGCTTACGGGCGAAATCGGCAACGCCGAGTTCATCAAGGAGTGGATGGGCTGCAATCCGGTGCGCGACCTGGCCGAACGGTTCGGCGTGAAGGTCGCAATGGAGAACGACGCGGATGCCGCTGCTCTTGGCGAGGCAGCATGGGGTGCTGGCCGCGGTCGCAAGCACATGATCTTCGTAACCGTGGGAACCGGGATCGGTGGCGGCATTATTCTTGGCGGCAGGCTCTATCGTGGCGCAGATGGTGCGCACCCGGAGATTGGACACTACACGATGGATTCTTCTGGCCCTCTCTGCTTCTGCGGCATCCATGGTTGCTGGGAGGTACTGTGCGCAGGACCGGCGATGGGCGCGTGGATGACTTCGCAAGCGCCTGCCGATTGGCCGCCTGAAGACTTCTCTGCCAAGCGCATTTGCGAACGCGCGCGTGAGGGCGATCCTATTGCGAAACGGGGGGTGGAGCGGGAAGCACACTATCTCGGGCTGGGCGTCGCGAACCTGATCACGCTATTTACGCCGGAGGTCATTGTTCTCGGAGGCAACGTGATGCGAAGTGCGGATTTGTTCATGGAACAGATCCACGCCGAGGTCCGTCGCTGCTGCACCCAGGTTCCCTACGAGAAGACGGATATCCGGCTCGCCTCGCTGGGACCTCAAACCGGACTGGTCGGCGCCGCGCGGGTTTGGCATCATCGATTTCGGCAAGATGGGGAGGTCGCGTGA
- a CDS encoding SIS domain-containing protein, whose amino-acid sequence MKSDSSVIRGRYLEDILDQPRALRATWDVLSDSSAFERIRTLLGSRKFERLVLTGMGSSYFASHPLAIECAEHGWTPILLETSELLHYYPHLLKPSTLVIAVSQSGRSAETVRLLEGNAGGHAVVAVTNTPDSPLATKADVAVLTKAGEEFSVSCKTYVSSLMALEVVSAALCGKSTDDRLQELQVAADAVEQYLREWEKHVADLCEALQPIKDIFLVGRGSSLAAVYTGALTIKESDHFHAEGMSSAAFRHGPFEMLRPELFVAVIAGEQRTRALNERMAAEIREAGAHGVLISTDSNDAACRIPTVPECVRPIVEILPAEMMTIALAALAGREAGKFERATKITAVE is encoded by the coding sequence GTGAAGAGCGACAGTTCCGTTATTCGAGGCCGCTATTTAGAGGACATTCTCGATCAGCCGCGAGCACTGCGAGCGACGTGGGATGTGCTCAGTGATTCTTCTGCGTTCGAGCGGATTAGAACTCTGCTCGGTTCACGAAAGTTCGAGAGACTGGTACTGACCGGCATGGGCTCCTCGTATTTCGCTTCACACCCACTGGCAATCGAGTGCGCGGAACACGGTTGGACGCCGATCTTGCTGGAAACCTCGGAACTACTTCATTACTACCCGCACTTGCTCAAACCGTCGACGCTGGTGATCGCGGTTTCGCAATCGGGGCGGAGCGCCGAGACGGTACGTCTGCTCGAAGGAAACGCAGGAGGGCACGCGGTGGTTGCGGTGACCAATACGCCCGACAGTCCGCTCGCGACAAAAGCCGATGTCGCGGTACTCACGAAGGCGGGTGAAGAATTCTCGGTGTCGTGCAAGACGTATGTTTCATCGCTGATGGCTCTTGAAGTCGTAAGCGCTGCGCTATGTGGGAAATCTACCGATGACCGGTTGCAGGAACTTCAGGTAGCTGCGGATGCTGTCGAGCAATACCTCAGAGAGTGGGAGAAACACGTCGCAGATTTGTGTGAGGCGCTGCAGCCGATCAAGGATATTTTTCTCGTCGGCCGGGGATCATCCCTGGCAGCGGTGTATACAGGTGCGCTAACGATTAAAGAATCCGACCATTTCCATGCGGAAGGGATGAGCAGTGCCGCGTTCCGACACGGACCGTTTGAGATGCTCAGGCCCGAGCTGTTCGTCGCCGTGATCGCAGGCGAGCAACGAACGCGTGCACTAAACGAACGCATGGCAGCGGAGATTCGCGAAGCCGGCGCGCACGGTGTACTGATTTCCACCGATTCAAACGACGCTGCCTGCCGAATTCCGACTGTTCCCGAATGTGTCCGGCCGATTGTCGAGATCCTGCCGGCAGAAATGATGACCATCGCGCTGGCTGCGCTGGCAGGTCGCGAAGCCGGAAAGTTTGAACGGGCCACTAAGATTACGGCGGTCGAGTAA
- a CDS encoding MFS transporter — protein MRRSYAIVALLMLVYFVLSFLTNILGPIIPDIITSFHVSLTAAAILPFAFFIAYGVMSIPGGFLVERFSEKPVMVASFFAATIGALVFAVHPSYLVAIVSLFVMGGGMAVLQVALNPLLRVAGGEENFAFNSALAQLVFGLASFLSPLVFSYLVENLPKLSGHNWFVHLLAAVTPAQWPWLSMYWIFAASTALMVILLLVVRFPAVQRTSDEAAGSREMYSALMKRPMVWLYFGCIFAYVGCEQGVAVWMSKFLEQYHGFDPHTTGASAVSWFWGLMTAGCLLGLVLLKLFDSRRVLLAFSFGAVGCLTVALFGPAKAALYAFPAIGLFASIMWPTLMSLALNSVSEHHGSFAGILCTGIMGGAVVPLIIGRLGDMFGLRYGMMVLYLTFGCVLSVGLWAKPIISNATFSSNPGTPLPDAK, from the coding sequence ATGCGCAGAAGCTATGCCATCGTCGCGCTGTTGATGCTGGTTTACTTCGTACTGTCCTTCCTGACCAACATCCTTGGTCCCATCATTCCCGACATCATTACGAGCTTCCACGTAAGCCTCACGGCGGCGGCGATTCTTCCGTTTGCATTTTTCATTGCGTACGGAGTGATGTCGATTCCGGGAGGGTTCCTGGTCGAACGGTTTAGTGAAAAGCCGGTGATGGTGGCCTCATTTTTTGCGGCCACGATAGGCGCTCTGGTTTTTGCGGTGCATCCCTCGTACCTTGTTGCGATCGTGTCGTTGTTCGTGATGGGCGGCGGCATGGCGGTGCTGCAAGTCGCGCTCAATCCTTTGCTGCGAGTCGCTGGAGGAGAGGAGAATTTCGCATTCAACTCGGCGCTGGCGCAACTCGTCTTCGGTCTAGCTTCGTTCCTCAGTCCGCTGGTGTTCTCTTATCTTGTCGAAAACCTTCCGAAATTGTCGGGACACAATTGGTTTGTCCATCTGCTCGCGGCGGTCACGCCCGCGCAATGGCCGTGGTTGTCGATGTACTGGATTTTCGCGGCCTCGACCGCTCTGATGGTCATCCTGCTCCTGGTTGTACGGTTTCCGGCTGTACAGCGCACCAGTGACGAAGCGGCGGGGTCCCGCGAGATGTACAGCGCGCTGATGAAGAGACCGATGGTGTGGCTCTACTTCGGCTGTATTTTCGCGTACGTCGGATGCGAGCAGGGTGTCGCCGTCTGGATGTCGAAGTTCCTGGAGCAATACCATGGCTTCGACCCACATACCACCGGGGCGAGTGCAGTGTCATGGTTCTGGGGGCTGATGACGGCGGGATGCCTGCTTGGGCTCGTCCTGCTGAAATTGTTCGATAGCCGTCGCGTGCTGCTGGCGTTTTCGTTCGGCGCGGTTGGCTGCCTCACCGTGGCGCTGTTTGGCCCTGCTAAGGCGGCGCTGTACGCCTTCCCAGCGATTGGGCTGTTTGCTTCCATCATGTGGCCTACGCTGATGTCACTCGCCCTCAATTCCGTCTCAGAGCATCATGGCTCGTTCGCGGGCATTCTTTGTACCGGCATCATGGGTGGTGCGGTTGTTCCGCTTATCATCGGCCGCCTTGGCGATATGTTCGGGCTACGTTACGGGATGATGGTGCTCTACCTCACCTTCGGATGCGTTTTGAGCGTGGGATTGTGGGCCAAGCCAATTATCAGCAACGCTACATTCAGTTCGAATCCAGGAACTCCGTTGCCTGATGCTAAGTAG
- the mscL gene encoding large conductance mechanosensitive channel protein MscL encodes MLKGFKEFVLRGNVVDLAVGVVMGAAFGTVVTSIVKDLLTPFIAAIVGKPDFSAIALEIRGSKLMFGNFVNAAISFLLIAASVYFFVVMPMNAIIKRARKEPPVDPTTKKCPECLSEIPLDARRCAHCTSQLTVPAKA; translated from the coding sequence ATGCTCAAAGGATTCAAGGAGTTCGTACTTCGCGGTAACGTGGTGGATTTGGCAGTCGGCGTCGTGATGGGCGCCGCGTTCGGCACCGTGGTCACGTCGATCGTAAAAGATCTCCTCACTCCATTCATTGCGGCGATTGTCGGCAAACCTGACTTCTCCGCGATCGCACTTGAGATTCGCGGCAGCAAGCTGATGTTCGGCAATTTCGTCAATGCGGCGATCTCGTTTCTATTGATTGCAGCATCGGTGTACTTCTTCGTTGTAATGCCGATGAACGCGATCATCAAGCGCGCGCGCAAAGAACCTCCGGTGGATCCGACGACGAAGAAGTGCCCGGAGTGCCTGAGCGAGATTCCGCTCGATGCACGGCGCTGCGCACATTGCACCAGTCAGTTGACGGTGCCGGCAAAGGCATAA
- a CDS encoding DUF6328 family protein codes for MVLPGAQALLGFQFINVWLGGFDTISQHAKLTHLASLCSVAIATILLVLPAAYHRIAEAGEDTANFVRFAGRMLLTAMVFLALGICGDFFVIAEKLQFSIIASTAMSGGMLALFLGLWFGYTSWKRMQIAHS; via the coding sequence ATGGTCCTACCGGGTGCGCAGGCGTTGCTCGGCTTCCAATTCATCAACGTCTGGTTGGGCGGGTTCGACACAATCTCGCAGCACGCAAAGCTCACACACCTGGCGAGCCTCTGCTCTGTCGCCATCGCGACGATCCTGCTGGTTCTGCCGGCTGCCTACCACCGCATCGCTGAGGCCGGCGAAGACACAGCCAACTTCGTGCGTTTTGCAGGCAGAATGCTTCTCACTGCAATGGTGTTCCTTGCTCTCGGAATCTGTGGGGACTTCTTTGTCATCGCCGAGAAGCTGCAATTCTCGATCATCGCGAGCACCGCAATGAGCGGAGGAATGCTCGCACTGTTCCTGGGCCTGTGGTTCGGCTACACCTCTTGGAAACGTATGCAGATAGCGCATTCTTGA
- the gyrB gene encoding DNA topoisomerase (ATP-hydrolyzing) subunit B, producing MASKETAAAAAAEKKLNGATEPKKNGNGNGSSDYNEDSIKVLGGMEAVRKRPAMYIGSTGEMGLHHLVYEVVDNSVDEALAGHADRIDVTIHIDNSITVIDNGRGIPTGDMDIDGEMIPAAQVVMTVLHAGGKFDSSNYKVSGGLHGVGVSCVNALSSLLELEIWRDGHVWQQEYSEGVPTTKLKKSGKTTKLGTKIHFIPDAKIFTVSEYNYDTLANRLRELAFLNKGLLITLTDERTTDPKTGESKHQEFKYTGGIAEFIKHLNRGKSVLHEKPIYMEAERDGVAMEIALQYNDAYSETVFSFANNINTVDGGTHLQGFRSSLTRTINYAGQQLGLFKDVKENLSGDDVREGLVAVISVKLSQPQFEGQTKGKLNSDIAGIVQAFVNERLGAFFEQNPPVARKIINKAIEASRAREAARKARDLTRRKGALDGGGLPGKLADCSERQPERCEVYLVEGESAGGTAKQGRDRRFQAILPLKGKILNVEKARYDKMLGHEEIRAMITALGTGIGKDDFDYAKLRYGKIILMTDADVDGSHIRTLLLTFFFRHMQELIKRGNVFIAQPPLYRIKKGKFEQYIKNEAEFVKVMVKRAADGMVIRYGEGAAKLEGAQLTRFMTSLNEYIGFFEKVSKRVRDERVVELMEKLELSKKVDFEGEAKKSPAKVAALEKEIKAIAKDRKLRDIEARFDDEHNLWFVRFVNDQGAEHLLNWELATSPEYRQMMSKYAQIKDFMEPPFVIETASKKSSSAAEAAEDLSDAERADLEKAEQKSAKVAVRRTRAGEPEIVEKTNVRELFDYVLSEGKKEYSVQRYKGLGEMTAEQLWMTTMDPERRTLLEVKLEDMTETETIFSTLMGEDVEARRKFIEENALDVKNLDI from the coding sequence ATGGCCTCGAAGGAAACGGCAGCAGCGGCGGCAGCCGAGAAGAAACTGAACGGCGCCACGGAACCGAAGAAGAACGGCAACGGAAACGGCTCGTCGGACTATAACGAGGATTCGATTAAGGTGCTCGGCGGCATGGAAGCCGTCCGCAAGCGCCCTGCGATGTACATCGGATCGACCGGCGAGATGGGCTTGCATCATCTCGTTTACGAAGTGGTTGACAATTCGGTAGATGAAGCGCTGGCGGGTCACGCCGACCGAATCGACGTCACCATCCATATCGACAACTCGATCACCGTTATCGACAACGGCCGCGGCATTCCCACCGGCGACATGGACATTGACGGCGAGATGATTCCGGCGGCACAGGTTGTGATGACCGTGCTCCACGCCGGCGGAAAGTTCGATAGCTCGAACTACAAAGTGTCGGGTGGCCTGCACGGTGTCGGTGTGAGCTGCGTGAACGCACTGAGCTCGCTGTTGGAACTCGAGATCTGGCGCGATGGACACGTGTGGCAGCAGGAATATTCCGAAGGCGTTCCGACTACCAAGTTGAAGAAGTCCGGCAAGACCACGAAGCTCGGAACCAAGATCCACTTCATTCCGGATGCAAAGATCTTCACTGTCTCCGAGTACAACTACGACACGCTGGCGAATCGTCTGCGCGAATTGGCGTTCCTCAACAAGGGACTGCTGATCACGCTCACCGATGAGCGCACCACGGACCCGAAGACGGGCGAGTCGAAGCACCAGGAGTTCAAGTACACGGGCGGTATCGCGGAGTTCATCAAGCACCTGAACCGCGGCAAGAGCGTGTTGCACGAAAAGCCGATCTACATGGAAGCTGAACGCGATGGCGTGGCGATGGAAATTGCGCTGCAGTACAACGACGCGTATTCCGAAACTGTTTTCAGCTTCGCTAACAACATCAACACCGTCGACGGAGGTACCCACCTCCAGGGCTTCCGTTCCTCACTTACGCGAACCATCAACTACGCCGGCCAGCAGCTTGGTTTGTTCAAAGATGTGAAAGAGAACCTGAGTGGCGACGACGTGCGCGAAGGCCTCGTCGCTGTCATCAGCGTAAAGCTGTCGCAGCCGCAGTTCGAAGGCCAGACGAAGGGTAAGCTGAATTCGGATATCGCTGGTATCGTGCAGGCGTTTGTGAATGAGCGCCTGGGCGCGTTTTTCGAGCAGAACCCGCCGGTGGCTCGCAAGATCATCAACAAGGCGATTGAAGCTTCCCGCGCACGCGAGGCCGCTCGCAAAGCTCGTGATCTTACGCGTCGTAAAGGTGCGTTGGATGGTGGCGGTTTGCCGGGCAAACTGGCGGACTGTTCCGAACGCCAGCCGGAGCGCTGTGAAGTGTATCTCGTCGAGGGTGAAAGCGCAGGCGGCACCGCGAAGCAGGGCCGCGATCGTCGCTTCCAGGCGATCCTCCCGCTGAAGGGAAAGATTCTCAACGTGGAGAAGGCACGCTACGACAAGATGCTCGGGCACGAAGAAATCCGGGCGATGATCACCGCGCTCGGCACGGGCATCGGCAAGGATGACTTCGATTACGCGAAACTGCGTTACGGCAAGATCATCCTGATGACGGACGCCGACGTGGACGGTTCGCACATTCGTACGCTGCTGCTCACGTTTTTCTTCCGCCACATGCAGGAGCTCATCAAGCGCGGCAACGTGTTTATCGCGCAGCCGCCGTTGTATCGCATCAAGAAAGGCAAGTTCGAACAGTACATCAAGAACGAAGCCGAGTTCGTGAAGGTGATGGTGAAGCGCGCGGCGGACGGCATGGTGATCCGCTACGGCGAGGGCGCTGCGAAGTTGGAAGGCGCGCAGCTCACACGCTTCATGACCTCGCTGAATGAGTACATCGGGTTCTTCGAGAAAGTATCGAAGCGGGTTCGCGACGAACGCGTCGTCGAATTGATGGAAAAGCTTGAACTCTCCAAGAAAGTTGACTTTGAGGGCGAAGCCAAGAAGTCTCCGGCCAAGGTCGCTGCGCTTGAGAAAGAGATCAAGGCCATCGCGAAAGACCGGAAGCTCCGCGACATCGAAGCAAGGTTCGATGACGAGCACAATCTCTGGTTCGTGCGCTTCGTGAACGACCAGGGTGCTGAGCATTTGCTGAACTGGGAGCTTGCGACCAGCCCCGAGTACCGGCAGATGATGTCGAAGTACGCACAGATCAAAGACTTCATGGAGCCGCCGTTTGTGATCGAGACGGCTTCGAAGAAGAGCTCAAGCGCTGCGGAGGCTGCGGAAGATCTGAGTGACGCCGAGCGCGCCGATCTCGAAAAGGCCGAACAGAAGAGCGCCAAGGTTGCAGTCCGTCGCACCAGGGCAGGTGAGCCGGAAATCGTGGAAAAGACAAACGTCCGCGAGCTCTTCGATTACGTGCTGAGCGAGGGCAAGAAAGAGTACTCGGTACAGCGCTACAAAGGTCTTGGCGAAATGACCGCCGAACAGTTGTGGATGACCACCATGGATCCCGAGAGGCGCACTCTGCTGGAAGTGAAGCTCGAGGACATGACGGAGACCGAAACCATCTTCAGCACGCTGATGGGCGAAGACGTGGAAGCACGCCGAAAGTTCATCGAAGAGAACGCGCTGGATGTGAAGAACCTGGACATCTAA